A portion of the Pseudomonas sp. PSE14 genome contains these proteins:
- a CDS encoding ABC transporter ATP-binding protein: protein MSERILTARNLSKVVSSAEGKLTILHDLSLDLSRGDSLAIVGSSGSGKSTLLGLLAGLDLPSDGDIVLLGHALGSLDEDQRARVRAAHVGFVFQSFQLLDSLTALENVMLPLELDGRADARQRGRELLERVGLGQRLTHYPRQLSGGEQQRVAIARAFAAEPDVLFADEPTGNLDTHTGERISDLLFELNRERGTTLVLVTHDERLAHRCQRLIRLESGHLIDHVEP from the coding sequence ATGAGCGAACGCATTCTCACCGCGCGGAACCTTAGCAAGGTTGTTTCCAGCGCGGAAGGCAAGCTGACGATCCTCCACGACCTCTCCCTCGACCTCTCCCGCGGCGACAGCCTGGCCATCGTCGGCAGCTCGGGTTCCGGCAAATCCACTCTCCTGGGCCTGCTCGCCGGGCTCGACCTGCCGTCCGACGGCGACATCGTCCTGCTCGGCCATGCGCTGGGCAGTCTGGACGAGGATCAGCGCGCACGCGTCCGCGCCGCCCATGTCGGCTTCGTATTCCAGTCGTTCCAGTTGCTCGACAGCCTCACCGCCCTGGAGAACGTGATGCTGCCGCTGGAGCTCGATGGCCGCGCGGACGCCCGCCAACGCGGCCGCGAGCTGCTAGAGCGCGTCGGTCTCGGCCAGCGCCTGACCCACTACCCGCGCCAGCTCTCCGGTGGCGAGCAACAGCGGGTCGCCATCGCCCGCGCCTTCGCCGCCGAGCCGGACGTACTGTTCGCCGACGAACCCACCGGCAACCTCGACACCCACACCGGCGAGCGGATCAGCGACCTGCTGTTCGAACTCAACCGCGAACGCGGCACCACCCTGGTGCTGGTGACCCACGACGAACGCCTGGCCCACCGCTGCCAGCGCCTGATCCGCCTGGAAAGCGGCCACCTGATCGATCACGTCGAACCCTGA
- a CDS encoding arylesterase — translation MRAWLMGGCLALLLIAQQAAAQTLLVVGDSISAGLGLDTSQGWVSLLDKRLKEQGFGYKVVNASISGDTSAGGLARLPALLSEQKPTLVVIELGGNDGLRGMAPAQLQQNLSGMVQQSQKAGAKVVLLGMKLPPNYGQRYTDAFSKVFETVAQEQNITLVPFFLEGVGGVPGMMQADGIHPAIAAQPKLLDNMWPALKPLL, via the coding sequence ATGCGTGCATGGCTAATGGGCGGCTGCCTGGCGTTGCTTCTGATTGCGCAGCAGGCCGCGGCGCAGACGCTGTTGGTCGTCGGCGATAGTATCAGCGCCGGTTTGGGGCTGGATACCAGCCAGGGGTGGGTGAGCCTGCTGGACAAGCGCTTGAAGGAGCAGGGGTTCGGCTACAAGGTGGTCAATGCATCGATCAGCGGCGACACCAGTGCGGGAGGCCTCGCGCGCCTGCCGGCGCTGCTTTCGGAGCAGAAGCCGACGCTGGTGGTGATCGAGTTGGGCGGCAATGACGGGCTGCGCGGAATGGCGCCGGCACAATTGCAACAGAATCTTAGCGGCATGGTTCAGCAGTCGCAGAAGGCGGGTGCCAAGGTGGTGCTGCTGGGCATGAAGCTGCCGCCGAACTACGGACAGCGTTATACCGATGCCTTCTCCAAGGTGTTCGAGACGGTCGCCCAGGAGCAGAACATCACGCTGGTGCCATTCTTCCTCGAGGGTGTCGGCGGGGTGCCGGGAATGATGCAGGCGGACGGAATTCACCCGGCCATCGCTGCGCAGCCTAAACTGCTCGACAATATGTGGCCGGCGCTCAAGCCGCTACTCTGA